A section of the Rhizobium sp. BG4 genome encodes:
- the flaF gene encoding flagellar biosynthesis regulator FlaF, producing the protein MYQFSYAEVMQDSVADAKERERQVLDRSIEMLAAARDKGKYGREAIEALFYTRRVWVSFVEDLKHPDNQLEIELRANLISIAIWILKECDRIRRRQSDNYQGIIDITTIIRDGLK; encoded by the coding sequence ATGTATCAGTTCTCTTATGCCGAGGTCATGCAAGACTCGGTGGCCGATGCAAAAGAAAGGGAACGACAAGTTCTCGATCGGTCTATCGAAATGCTTGCCGCGGCGCGCGACAAGGGAAAATACGGCCGGGAAGCCATCGAGGCGCTGTTTTACACCCGCCGCGTTTGGGTCAGCTTCGTGGAGGACTTGAAGCACCCGGACAATCAGCTTGAGATTGAGCTCCGCGCCAATCTGATTTCGATCGCAATCTGGATTTTGAAGGAATGCGACAGGATCAGACGGCGGCAATCGGACAACTACCAGGGCATTATCGACATTACCACCATCATCAGGGATGGACTTAAATGA
- a CDS encoding flagellar hook-associated family protein, translating into MKSSFISSSAIQNAMRLTIRQSQNQMVQSAVEASTKMYADVGVALGVNTAKSIDFNREIDRIKSIKDSNSVVNLRLEMSQNGLGDLNSSADDLMAKLTALKGSESATTISVTLQQASSAFSTLMGTANSSANGEYLFSGVNTDVPPLTDQSSAAISAMQTNLQAYASGLTNPVTGNPKTVADLDETDMKNFMTTFVEPMFTGDTLPAGYPVGAPVPTSGAYVTNPPAWGDWSSASNQNMTSRISNSEVVTSSTNANSDGMRYFAMATIMTQALAGQGLGTAGMAGLSDGAIDYAGRAVDGLTGQQSQLGLSQERVTKSNDALDAQSTILQGKLIDLTGVDPVEATTIVKNMETQLQTSYTIISKIQQLSLVNYL; encoded by the coding sequence ATGAAAAGCTCATTCATTTCTAGTTCAGCCATTCAGAACGCCATGCGGTTGACGATCCGTCAGTCGCAGAACCAGATGGTTCAGTCGGCAGTCGAGGCCAGCACCAAGATGTACGCCGACGTCGGCGTAGCGCTCGGTGTGAACACGGCAAAGAGCATCGACTTCAATCGCGAAATCGATCGTATCAAGTCGATCAAGGACAGCAATTCCGTCGTCAACCTTCGCCTGGAAATGTCGCAGAACGGTCTCGGTGACCTGAACAGCTCTGCCGACGATCTGATGGCCAAGCTGACGGCGCTTAAGGGCAGCGAAAGCGCGACGACGATCAGCGTTACACTGCAGCAGGCATCCAGCGCGTTCTCGACGCTGATGGGGACTGCGAACTCGTCTGCCAACGGCGAATACCTCTTCTCCGGCGTCAACACCGATGTGCCGCCGCTGACAGATCAGAGCTCCGCAGCAATCAGCGCCATGCAGACCAATCTGCAGGCCTATGCCAGCGGCCTGACCAATCCCGTCACCGGCAATCCCAAGACGGTTGCCGATCTCGATGAAACCGACATGAAGAATTTCATGACGACGTTCGTCGAGCCGATGTTTACCGGTGACACGTTGCCGGCAGGCTATCCGGTCGGCGCACCGGTGCCGACGTCAGGCGCTTACGTCACGAACCCGCCGGCCTGGGGCGATTGGTCTTCTGCATCAAACCAGAACATGACCAGCCGCATCAGCAATTCGGAAGTCGTCACGTCTTCGACCAATGCCAATTCGGACGGCATGCGCTATTTCGCCATGGCGACGATCATGACGCAGGCCCTGGCTGGCCAGGGTCTCGGAACGGCCGGCATGGCAGGTCTGTCGGATGGTGCAATTGACTATGCAGGCCGGGCCGTTGACGGTCTGACGGGCCAGCAGAGCCAGCTCGGTCTCTCGCAGGAGCGTGTGACGAAGTCCAACGACGCACTGGATGCGCAGTCGACTATTCTGCAGGGCAAACTCATCGATCTCACGGGCGTGGATCCGGTCGAGGCGACCACGATCGTCAAGAACATGGAAACCCAGCTTCAGACCTCTTACACGATCATCTCGAAGATCCAGCAGTTGAGCCTCGTAAACTACCTTTGA
- the flgK gene encoding flagellar hook-associated protein FlgK: protein MSLTSALNTAQSIFNNTGTQSAIVSGNIANAGNKDYVRRQAMISTSLDGASVVKIDRAQEDALLRQYLASNSQDSAQQTLLNGLEDVKSVLGGNDYETSPSSYLAAFQQKLGAFQTSPNNAVAAQGAISAAQDLANSLNNATASVQNTRAAADKSIATQVDTLNSLLSQFETANNAVKNAVNTNSDPSDALDQRDKLLKQISSIVSVNPVSRSGNDMALYTADGVVLFDTVPRSVQFTPTPTYQASDKGNGVYIDGVALAMGQGGTTSGQGSLQALLQIRDDVAPKFQNQLDEIAKGLINMFAETNSDGSSTKPGLFTWTDSTGAVGGMPPIDTSTNPATSPIISGLAGSIKVSSAVITSQGGDPMKLRDGSINDPVPAPTTPPYFNTNPTGNGGYTAQLDKYYNAMSAKVDFDPGTGVVGFNTGSGIDSNVSIMDFAANSVGWLEQYRSSASDASENTSAALSRSDQAYSNETGVNLDEELTLMLDIEQSYKAATKILNAVDEMLKSLLDIAS, encoded by the coding sequence ATGTCGCTCACGTCAGCACTTAATACGGCTCAAAGCATCTTCAACAACACGGGCACGCAGAGCGCGATCGTGTCGGGGAATATCGCCAATGCCGGCAACAAGGACTATGTGCGCCGGCAGGCGATGATCAGCACGTCGCTGGATGGCGCATCGGTAGTCAAGATCGACCGTGCGCAGGAGGATGCTCTCCTGCGCCAGTACCTTGCAAGCAACTCGCAGGACAGTGCACAGCAGACGCTGTTGAACGGTCTGGAAGATGTAAAGAGCGTTCTCGGCGGCAACGATTATGAGACGTCCCCGTCCTCATACCTCGCCGCCTTCCAGCAAAAGCTCGGCGCATTCCAGACGTCCCCGAACAACGCCGTCGCCGCACAGGGCGCGATCAGCGCAGCGCAAGACCTTGCAAACTCGCTGAACAACGCTACGGCATCGGTTCAGAATACCCGAGCGGCCGCAGACAAGTCGATCGCGACCCAGGTTGACACGCTGAACTCGTTGCTCTCGCAGTTCGAGACGGCCAACAACGCTGTCAAGAACGCAGTCAACACCAACTCCGACCCGTCGGATGCATTGGATCAGCGCGACAAGCTGCTGAAGCAGATCTCCAGCATCGTCAGCGTCAATCCGGTGTCGCGCAGCGGCAACGACATGGCGCTTTACACCGCCGATGGCGTCGTACTCTTCGACACCGTTCCGCGCTCGGTTCAATTCACGCCGACGCCGACCTACCAGGCGAGCGACAAGGGCAACGGTGTCTATATTGACGGCGTGGCTCTCGCCATGGGGCAGGGCGGCACGACCTCCGGCCAGGGAAGCCTTCAGGCGCTTCTGCAGATTCGCGATGATGTCGCGCCGAAGTTCCAGAACCAGCTGGACGAAATCGCCAAGGGCCTCATCAACATGTTCGCGGAGACCAACTCCGATGGCAGTTCGACGAAGCCAGGCTTGTTCACATGGACGGATTCGACCGGCGCTGTCGGAGGAATGCCGCCGATCGATACGAGCACGAACCCGGCAACCAGCCCGATCATCTCAGGCTTGGCAGGTTCGATCAAGGTAAGCTCCGCGGTCATCACCTCGCAAGGTGGTGACCCCATGAAGCTTCGTGACGGTTCGATCAACGATCCGGTACCTGCCCCGACGACGCCGCCCTATTTCAATACGAATCCTACGGGCAATGGCGGTTACACGGCGCAGCTCGACAAATACTACAATGCCATGAGCGCGAAGGTCGATTTCGACCCGGGTACCGGCGTAGTCGGTTTCAACACCGGCTCCGGCATCGATTCCAACGTCAGCATCATGGACTTTGCCGCCAACTCTGTCGGTTGGCTCGAACAGTACCGCAGCAGCGCCAGCGATGCCTCTGAGAACACGTCGGCTGCTCTGTCGCGCTCGGACCAGGCCTATTCAAATGAGACTGGCGTCAACCTCGACGAGGAGCTGACGCTGATGCTCGATATCGAGCAGTCCTACAAGGCGGCGACGAAGATTTTGAACGCCGTCGATGAAATGCTGAAGTCATTGCTGGATATTGCGAGTTAA
- a CDS encoding flagellar hook protein FlgE yields MSIFGSMKTAVSGMNAQANRLSTVADNIANANTTGYKSVSTAFSSLVLPSSAGNYNSGGVQTSVRQSVTSQGDLSYTTSGTDLAISGDGFFIVQSPDGTSVLTRAGDFTKDKNGNLVNAAGFTLMGYPYTAGPPAVVVNGFDGLVPVNVNQSGLTAIESTSATFSGNLNSDMPVVPAADLPSANVDPGVSAAGTPNTYKTSMVVFDKLGGKVQYDFYFTKSAAATATTSGEWDVAIYRKDAAATSGTSSFPYTPATPVASGTMVFDKSGNLITDPADADAGSITGNVTIADTTSDLSIDLDLSKYTQKASANSGTGSPNGQPASEVTGVTIDKDGTVYANYKEGDPKPVFRIPLATVASPDELTLLSGNVYQANGRSGVTVTGYPQTNGFGSIQAGALEGSNVDLAGELTEMIESQRSYTANSKVFQTGSDIMDVLVNLKR; encoded by the coding sequence ATGAGCATTTTTGGCAGCATGAAGACGGCAGTGTCCGGCATGAATGCCCAGGCAAACCGCCTGAGCACCGTCGCCGACAACATCGCGAACGCAAACACCACGGGCTACAAGTCGGTATCGACGGCATTTTCGTCGCTCGTCCTGCCGTCCTCGGCCGGCAACTACAACTCCGGTGGTGTTCAGACGTCCGTCCGCCAGTCCGTGACTTCCCAGGGTGATCTCTCCTACACGACCTCGGGCACCGACCTCGCCATTTCGGGCGATGGCTTCTTCATCGTCCAGAGCCCGGACGGAACCTCGGTTCTGACCCGCGCCGGCGATTTCACCAAGGACAAGAACGGCAACCTGGTCAACGCCGCCGGCTTCACGCTCATGGGCTATCCCTACACGGCAGGCCCGCCGGCAGTCGTCGTCAACGGTTTCGATGGCCTCGTTCCCGTCAACGTCAACCAGTCCGGCCTGACCGCGATCGAATCGACGAGCGCCACCTTCTCCGGCAACTTGAACTCCGACATGCCCGTTGTGCCGGCTGCCGACTTGCCGAGCGCAAACGTCGACCCGGGCGTCAGCGCGGCCGGTACGCCCAACACCTACAAGACGTCGATGGTTGTCTTCGACAAGCTTGGTGGCAAGGTTCAGTACGATTTCTACTTCACGAAGTCAGCCGCAGCCACTGCGACGACGTCCGGTGAATGGGACGTGGCGATCTACCGCAAGGACGCGGCGGCAACGTCAGGCACGAGCTCGTTCCCGTATACCCCGGCTACTCCGGTTGCCAGCGGCACGATGGTCTTCGACAAGAGCGGCAATCTGATTACCGACCCGGCCGATGCGGACGCCGGTTCGATTACCGGAAACGTCACCATTGCAGATACGACGAGCGATCTCAGCATCGATCTCGATCTTTCGAAGTACACGCAGAAAGCCTCTGCAAACAGCGGTACGGGTTCGCCGAACGGTCAGCCGGCCAGCGAAGTTACCGGCGTCACCATCGACAAGGATGGCACGGTTTACGCCAACTACAAGGAAGGCGATCCGAAGCCGGTCTTCCGCATTCCTCTGGCGACTGTTGCCAGCCCGGACGAGCTGACGCTTCTCAGCGGCAACGTCTATCAGGCAAACGGCCGATCGGGCGTTACGGTCACCGGCTACCCGCAGACCAATGGTTTCGGCTCCATCCAGGCCGGCGCCCTCGAAGGCTCGAACGTCGACCTCGCAGGTGAGCTGACCGAGATGATCGAATCTCAGCGCAGCTACACCGCCAATTCCAAGGTCTTCCAGACGGGTTCGGACATCATGGACGTCCTCGTCAACCTCAAGCGATAA
- a CDS encoding winged helix-turn-helix domain-containing protein, which translates to MIVVVDERELVKDGYTSLFGREGIPSTGFDPNEFGEWVQTAADSDIAAVEAFLIGQGQQTFELPRAIRDRSQAPVIAVSDQPSLETTLALFDCGVDDVVRKPVHPREILARAAAIRRRLKAIASHTDIGAIRVFSDGRDPEIHGEVFALPRRERRILEYLIANRGRRVTKTQIFNAIYGIFDEEVEENVVESHISKLRKKLRKKLGFDPVDSKRFLGYCIDWN; encoded by the coding sequence ATGATCGTCGTGGTTGATGAGCGCGAGCTCGTTAAGGATGGATATACATCTCTATTTGGCCGGGAAGGCATTCCTTCGACAGGCTTTGATCCAAACGAATTTGGCGAATGGGTGCAGACGGCGGCGGACTCGGATATCGCTGCTGTTGAAGCATTCCTGATCGGCCAGGGCCAGCAGACCTTCGAGCTGCCGCGGGCAATCCGCGATCGCTCCCAGGCACCTGTTATCGCGGTCAGCGATCAGCCCTCGCTCGAAACGACGCTTGCACTTTTTGATTGCGGTGTCGACGACGTGGTCCGCAAGCCGGTCCACCCCCGTGAAATCCTCGCTCGCGCTGCGGCGATCCGCCGCCGCCTGAAAGCGATTGCAAGCCACACCGATATCGGCGCCATCCGCGTCTTCTCGGACGGCCGCGATCCCGAGATCCACGGCGAAGTTTTCGCGCTGCCGCGCCGCGAGCGCCGCATCCTCGAATATTTGATTGCCAACCGTGGACGCCGCGTCACGAAGACCCAGATCTTCAACGCCATCTACGGCATCTTCGACGAGGAAGTCGAAGAGAACGTCGTCGAAAGCCATATCTCCAAGCTGCGCAAGAAGCTGCGCAAGAAGCTCGGTTTCGACCCGGTCGATTCGAAGCGTTTCCTTGGCTACTGCATCGACTGGAACTGA
- a CDS encoding transglycosylase SLT domain-containing protein, with the protein MAQLRPAWKALLLAPIAAAVLAAFTSEAAASNGACEKEIQSAAAKYGIPEGILYSVGLTETGRKGSLYPFALNIEGKAVFPPSEADAMRQFDTATRAGAKLIDIGCMQINHYFHGENFRSAEEMFDPHTNVEYAAKFLRNLHDRHETWTMAVARYHAGPNNDPAQKQYVCRVIANLVATGYGKWTPNASNFCQN; encoded by the coding sequence ATGGCGCAGCTGAGACCGGCGTGGAAGGCGCTGCTTCTGGCTCCGATCGCAGCAGCGGTTCTGGCGGCGTTTACCTCTGAGGCAGCCGCCTCCAACGGTGCCTGCGAGAAGGAAATCCAGTCGGCCGCTGCCAAGTACGGCATCCCCGAAGGTATCCTCTATTCGGTCGGTTTGACGGAGACGGGACGCAAGGGATCGTTATATCCCTTCGCGCTCAACATCGAGGGAAAGGCGGTCTTTCCACCCTCCGAAGCAGATGCGATGCGCCAGTTCGATACGGCGACCCGCGCCGGCGCGAAACTGATCGACATCGGCTGCATGCAGATCAACCATTACTTTCATGGCGAGAACTTCCGCTCCGCCGAGGAGATGTTTGACCCGCACACCAATGTGGAATATGCGGCGAAGTTCCTGCGCAACCTCCACGACCGTCACGAAACCTGGACGATGGCGGTAGCGAGATACCACGCAGGACCCAACAACGACCCCGCGCAGAAGCAGTATGTCTGCCGGGTGATCGCCAATCTGGTCGCCACCGGCTACGGCAAGTGGACTCCTAATGCGAGTAACTTCTGTCAGAATTGA
- a CDS encoding flagellar hook-length control protein FliK, protein MMDISVSGGTAPVEAPSAKSNRPVGKDDDGGKGGFSDVLQKAGDNGQGANDAQTADGSQPADTQADASVIARSRQHPKPIIDLSDTSLKQQAETKPETVSVGKTLKEQLQEAAALPKEKNTKDKSDKLDEDTLPQAAKGAKPAKGEETKKSSKGETEDAASDALDLLKKDVPQQPAVITTVMQGTAVKAKDDTAPGKDKKDDKVEATGKAETHATDALAAISGPKAAEVPVPGAEGSEAADGKIFRLSRADGRGESMDIHIGTENAGETGAKAKTDIENVTVLESRRYIGLAQNSASVTAAISGDKEWAQAMQPGSALSNAAEWTSTGKVVNTLKIQMTPIDLGLVTATMRLSGDALNVDLKVETGAAYRQLKEDHSKILESLRSQGYTVDNVTISMAPVEKTDTSAQANAQGQSGQQSLQQGQGGEARERQSQTAQRGNGGFDGAAETGVEGAASGSDRSSGSGGVYL, encoded by the coding sequence ATCATGGATATCAGCGTTTCGGGGGGAACGGCACCGGTTGAGGCGCCGTCAGCGAAATCCAATCGCCCTGTCGGCAAGGACGATGATGGCGGCAAGGGCGGCTTTTCGGACGTCCTGCAGAAAGCCGGCGATAACGGCCAGGGCGCCAACGACGCTCAGACCGCTGACGGCTCGCAGCCCGCTGACACCCAGGCCGATGCCAGCGTCATCGCCCGGTCGCGCCAGCATCCGAAGCCGATCATTGATCTCAGCGACACCTCGCTGAAGCAGCAGGCCGAAACCAAGCCGGAAACGGTCTCGGTCGGCAAGACGCTGAAGGAACAGTTGCAGGAAGCCGCTGCGCTGCCGAAGGAAAAGAATACCAAGGACAAGTCCGACAAGCTCGACGAAGACACCCTGCCGCAGGCGGCCAAGGGCGCCAAGCCGGCAAAGGGCGAAGAAACCAAGAAGTCTTCCAAGGGCGAGACCGAGGATGCCGCAAGCGATGCGCTCGATCTCCTGAAGAAAGACGTCCCGCAGCAGCCTGCCGTGATCACCACGGTCATGCAGGGCACCGCCGTGAAGGCGAAGGACGACACCGCGCCTGGCAAGGACAAGAAGGACGATAAGGTCGAGGCAACCGGCAAGGCGGAAACGCATGCCACGGACGCGCTGGCGGCGATCAGCGGCCCGAAGGCTGCCGAGGTTCCCGTGCCCGGCGCTGAGGGCTCCGAGGCTGCCGATGGCAAGATCTTCCGTTTGAGCCGCGCCGATGGCCGCGGTGAATCGATGGATATTCATATCGGCACCGAAAATGCCGGAGAGACCGGCGCCAAGGCCAAGACGGATATCGAGAACGTCACCGTGCTCGAATCGCGCCGCTATATCGGCCTCGCTCAGAACTCCGCTTCGGTCACCGCTGCCATCAGCGGCGACAAGGAATGGGCGCAGGCCATGCAGCCTGGCTCGGCGCTGTCGAACGCCGCCGAGTGGACGAGCACCGGCAAGGTCGTCAATACGCTGAAGATCCAGATGACGCCGATCGATCTCGGTCTCGTCACGGCGACGATGCGCCTGTCCGGCGATGCCCTCAACGTCGATCTGAAGGTCGAGACGGGCGCGGCCTACCGTCAGCTCAAGGAAGATCACAGCAAGATCCTCGAATCGCTGCGCAGCCAGGGCTACACGGTCGACAACGTCACCATCAGCATGGCGCCGGTCGAAAAGACCGACACCAGCGCGCAGGCGAACGCACAGGGCCAGTCCGGCCAGCAATCCCTGCAGCAGGGACAGGGCGGGGAGGCGCGTGAGCGCCAGTCGCAGACCGCACAGCGAGGGAATGGAGGCTTTGATGGCGCAGCTGAGACCGGCGTGGAAGGCGCTGCTTCTGGCTCCGATCGCAGCAGCGGTTCTGGCGGCGTTTACCTCTGA
- the motC gene encoding chemotaxis protein MotC, producing the protein MARRKHHRLLSIALGLALAAPAAARADEQEDLAPYKMLRSLQFVQDSVVSGDHSAAEMQRFMLGTIDQRLRTVDPAVFDDDRNVDAALVYAMSGGNPATLEYLVSRDVNGYFDNRVTDVLRKYLSGKGLLVAKTLVETANEYRDKKIGPYLSLVGGNVMVARSPLEALKLYDQARLSAPGTIVEEAALRRSVAISVEAGLVDKGMAYSQRYVRRFLHSPYASQFADLFVKLIVDHEHDVKTEDVVSILSFMDDARQREVYLRIARAAGIAGKVELSKTAAEHAQALSGGETDPLGALASFYGNMASVSTPDVDSAAQHIGKVADGDLSDRDKALRAAARSVAEQVLKAPDPASLTQASDSTSSNEENTSEQAAVTTDAESQSPTAPPSEPVDDGAAPALPADSSQDQQNADPAYKSFMAANRSKLDDIDKLLGEEGN; encoded by the coding sequence ATGGCGCGCCGCAAGCACCATCGTCTTCTGTCGATCGCACTCGGGCTGGCGCTTGCAGCGCCCGCGGCCGCGCGCGCCGACGAGCAGGAAGATCTGGCGCCTTACAAGATGCTGCGCTCGCTGCAGTTCGTGCAGGATTCCGTTGTCTCAGGCGATCACTCCGCCGCGGAAATGCAGCGCTTCATGCTGGGCACGATCGATCAGCGCCTACGCACCGTCGATCCAGCCGTCTTTGATGACGATCGCAACGTCGATGCGGCGCTTGTCTATGCGATGAGCGGCGGTAACCCCGCCACGCTCGAATATCTCGTCTCCCGCGACGTCAACGGCTATTTCGACAATCGCGTCACCGATGTGCTGCGCAAGTATCTGAGCGGCAAGGGCCTGCTCGTCGCCAAGACGCTTGTCGAGACCGCAAACGAATATCGCGACAAGAAGATCGGCCCCTATCTCTCGCTGGTCGGCGGCAACGTCATGGTTGCCCGCAGCCCGCTCGAGGCGCTGAAGCTCTACGATCAAGCGCGCCTGTCGGCGCCCGGCACCATCGTCGAGGAAGCGGCGCTGCGCCGCTCCGTGGCGATCAGCGTCGAGGCCGGGCTTGTCGACAAGGGCATGGCCTATTCGCAGCGCTATGTTCGCCGCTTCCTGCACTCCCCCTATGCCAGCCAGTTCGCCGATCTCTTCGTCAAGCTGATCGTCGATCATGAGCATGACGTGAAGACCGAGGACGTCGTCAGCATCCTGAGTTTCATGGATGATGCGCGTCAGCGCGAAGTCTATCTCCGCATCGCGCGCGCGGCAGGCATTGCCGGCAAGGTCGAGCTCTCCAAGACGGCCGCGGAACACGCCCAGGCCCTGTCGGGCGGCGAAACCGATCCGCTCGGCGCGCTGGCGAGCTTCTATGGCAATATGGCCTCGGTCTCGACGCCGGACGTCGATTCGGCGGCCCAGCATATCGGCAAGGTCGCCGATGGCGATCTCTCGGATCGCGACAAGGCGCTGCGGGCCGCTGCCCGCTCCGTGGCAGAACAAGTATTGAAAGCGCCTGACCCTGCAAGCTTGACGCAAGCAAGCGATTCTACTTCTTCTAATGAAGAGAATACTTCAGAACAGGCCGCTGTTACTACGGACGCCGAATCGCAATCGCCCACCGCTCCCCCATCGGAACCGGTTGACGACGGAGCGGCACCGGCGCTCCCGGCAGACAGCAGCCAGGACCAGCAGAATGCTGATCCTGCCTACAAATCCTTTATGGCTGCGAACCGGTCCAAGCTTGACGATATCGACAAGCTGCTGGGCGAAGAGGGCAATTGA
- a CDS encoding MotB family protein, with the protein MSESENHHHGKNEVIIVKKHGGGDHDGAHGGAWKIAYADFMTALMAFFLVMWLVNAANEETKASVATYFNPIKLADEKPTEKGLKKPVDTADGEETKDKSKQKEEQQTQGASAASGDDQTSTSGDQTNYSEADFFENPYSVLAEIAQEVGQQANVSAKGEGGAADSGPATGADGGQAYRDPFDPDFWTKQVEVTRADNPGKTPATKDAKEQPDATELAKLEAEKPDTDTADVKPADQHAKPADKQHDKTADGKADDQKPDDAAKTEEEKSDPVKQAEEEKKADELKQEIAKQITGVAGKLAEGLTVVPAEGGLLVSLSDQANDSMFNVGSAVPRKEMVLAMEKIGEVLKARQGAVVIRGHTDARQYKGADNENWRLSMDRAQAAYYMLVRGGLGEGRVSQVSGFADRKLKLPDDPLNAANRRIEILVQGDQG; encoded by the coding sequence ATGAGCGAGAGCGAAAATCACCACCACGGCAAGAACGAAGTCATCATCGTCAAGAAACATGGCGGTGGCGACCACGATGGCGCCCATGGTGGCGCCTGGAAGATTGCCTATGCCGACTTCATGACGGCACTGATGGCCTTCTTTCTCGTCATGTGGCTGGTCAATGCCGCCAACGAGGAAACCAAGGCCTCGGTCGCGACCTACTTCAATCCGATCAAGCTCGCCGATGAAAAGCCGACCGAAAAGGGCCTGAAGAAGCCTGTCGATACGGCTGACGGCGAGGAGACTAAGGACAAGTCCAAGCAGAAGGAAGAGCAGCAGACGCAGGGCGCATCGGCTGCAAGCGGCGACGACCAGACATCGACCTCTGGCGACCAGACCAACTATTCCGAAGCCGACTTCTTCGAGAACCCATACTCCGTTCTGGCCGAGATCGCCCAGGAAGTCGGGCAGCAGGCCAATGTCAGTGCCAAGGGCGAGGGCGGTGCAGCCGATTCCGGCCCCGCGACCGGCGCCGACGGCGGTCAAGCCTATCGCGATCCCTTCGATCCGGATTTCTGGACGAAGCAGGTCGAGGTGACGCGCGCCGACAATCCTGGCAAGACGCCGGCGACCAAGGACGCCAAGGAACAGCCTGACGCGACCGAGCTGGCAAAGCTCGAAGCCGAGAAGCCGGACACCGACACCGCGGACGTCAAGCCTGCCGACCAGCACGCAAAGCCGGCCGACAAGCAGCACGACAAGACCGCAGACGGCAAGGCGGACGATCAGAAGCCTGACGATGCCGCAAAGACCGAAGAAGAAAAGTCCGATCCGGTCAAGCAGGCCGAGGAAGAGAAGAAGGCCGACGAACTGAAGCAGGAGATCGCCAAGCAAATCACCGGCGTCGCCGGCAAGCTTGCCGAGGGTCTCACCGTCGTTCCGGCGGAAGGCGGGTTGCTGGTCAGTCTGTCGGACCAGGCGAACGACTCCATGTTCAATGTCGGCTCGGCCGTTCCCCGCAAGGAAATGGTTCTGGCGATGGAGAAGATCGGCGAAGTGCTGAAGGCCCGCCAGGGTGCGGTCGTCATCCGCGGCCATACCGACGCGCGCCAGTACAAGGGCGCCGATAACGAGAACTGGCGCCTGTCCATGGACCGCGCCCAGGCTGCCTACTACATGCTGGTTCGCGGCGGTCTCGGAGAGGGGCGTGTCTCGCAGGTCTCCGGCTTTGCCGATCGCAAGCTGAAGCTGCCCGATGATCCGCTCAATGCCGCAAACCGCCGTATCGAAATCCTCGTCCAGGGGGATCAGGGGTAA
- a CDS encoding flagellin, with product MAYSIQDPAALTALNVMRGLGKDNDKIQQQISSELRIQSAADDATYWSYAQTLRTDGNSLKTIDDALGLGAAKVDTTYTSMNSLIDLVTNIKSTLVSAADPANDRDKLNTTLQQLKGQLQSAVTGTSFSGENWLYNNSSAMPDTRSVIGGYTRGPNGQFYPENISIPSSNLVMIDSRDASKGLLTKAIDPGNGTGSQFYLLNANSSTPAGGTEIALSDSTSSQDLADMQSAVEKILSSLNTTASGLGIMQNQIDARSDYISKMMDSLDTTVGALVDTDMDEASTRQTAIGTQLNVATEAMNILNTSAGNILILLE from the coding sequence ATGGCTTATTCCATTCAGGACCCTGCTGCGCTGACCGCACTGAACGTTATGCGCGGCCTCGGCAAGGACAACGACAAGATCCAGCAGCAGATCTCGTCCGAGCTGCGCATCCAGTCCGCGGCCGATGACGCCACCTACTGGTCCTACGCCCAGACGCTGCGCACCGACGGCAATTCGCTGAAGACCATCGACGACGCTCTCGGCCTCGGCGCCGCCAAGGTCGATACGACCTACACGTCGATGAACTCGCTGATCGACCTCGTCACCAACATCAAGTCGACGCTCGTCTCGGCTGCCGACCCGGCAAACGATCGCGACAAGCTGAACACGACGCTTCAGCAGCTGAAGGGCCAGCTTCAGTCCGCCGTCACCGGCACCAGCTTCTCCGGCGAAAACTGGCTCTACAACAACAGCTCCGCCATGCCCGACACCCGCTCGGTGATCGGTGGCTATACGCGCGGTCCGAACGGCCAGTTCTACCCCGAGAACATCAGCATTCCCTCGTCGAACCTGGTGATGATCGATTCCCGCGACGCGTCGAAGGGCCTGCTGACGAAGGCGATCGATCCCGGCAACGGCACCGGTAGCCAGTTTTACCTGCTCAACGCCAACTCCAGCACGCCGGCAGGCGGCACCGAGATTGCGCTTTCGGACAGCACGTCGAGCCAGGACCTTGCCGACATGCAGTCCGCGGTCGAGAAGATCCTCTCGAGTCTGAACACGACGGCATCCGGTCTCGGCATCATGCAGAACCAGATCGACGCGCGCTCCGATTACATCAGCAAGATGATGGATTCGCTGGACACCACGGTTGGTGCGCTCGTCGACACCGACATGGACGAAGCCTCCACGCGCCAGACGGCGATCGGGACGCAGCTCAACGTTGCCACGGAAGCGATGAACATCCTCAACACGTCGGCCGGCAACATCCTGATCCTTCTCGAGTAG